The following proteins are encoded in a genomic region of Danio rerio strain Tuebingen ecotype United States chromosome 16, GRCz12tu, whole genome shotgun sequence:
- the uts2r3 gene encoding urotensin-2 receptor, giving the protein MDIPGSTSLFSSPSPSYTFPFFTNLSFPSSSPSLSPSPSVASTALFCFFLSLLSLLGILGNLYTLVLLLRRRRMSRRRHTAPMCCYSPSCLGSSSPSFSPSFSPSSSPTSSSSSSSLHLQVLSLALADLVYLSTAPFIVYDSLASDWAFGELGCRLLLSLDLLTMHASIFTLTAMSLDRYRAVADPLATTSTPSSGLLRVALAWGFAIALSLPMMITLHLEDGENHEGKLCVPAWDEQSSKAYLSILFCTSILGPGLAIGALYAALGRLYWVSQTQPAWAGGGNAYPPRAPRPKVLLLILGIVLTFWACFLPFWIWQLLPLYQPEVLCVVPVGTQVTINRILTGLTYGNSCVNPFFYTLLTGKRRRTSRKTISAAAPLCQKGSSEQ; this is encoded by the coding sequence ATGGATATACCTGGTTCTACTTCCCTCTTCTCTTCCCCTTCACCTTCATACACCTTTCCTTTTTTCACTAACCTTTCCTTTCCCTCATCATCACCCTCTCTCTCCCCATCCCCAAGTGTAGCTTCCACTGCTCTCTTCTGCTTTTTCCTATCCCTCCTTTCTCTGTTGGGTATTCTGGGCAACTTGTACACCCTAGTACTTCTCCTTCGCCGCCGCAGAATGTCAAGAAGGCGGCATACTGCCCCTATGTGTTGTTACAGTCCGTCCTGCCTCGGTTCTTCCTCCCCTTCTTTCTCTCCCTCTTTTTCTCCATCTTCCTCTCCCacatcttcctcctcctcttcctctcttcACCTGCAGGTTCTGAGTCTGGCTTTAGCAGATTTGGTGTACCTGTCCACTGCCCCTTTCATTGTGTATGACAGTCTGGCATCTGACTGGGCATTTGGCGAACTTGGCTGTCGACTCCTACTCAGTCTGGACTTGCTAACAATGCACGCAAGCATCTTTACCCTCACCGCTATGAGTCTGGATCGGTATCGAGCTGTGGCCGATCCATTGGCAACCACATCCACACCATCCTCTGGACTTTTAAGAGTCGCTTTGGCCTGGGGCTTTGCCATCGCTCTCAGTTTGCCCATGATGATTACTTTGCACCTTGAAGATGGAGAGAACCATGAAGGAAAGTTGTGTGTTCCTGCCTGGGATGAGCAGAGTTCGAAAGCCTACCTCAGTATCCTCTTCTGCACCAGTATCCTAGGCCCAGGACTGGCAATTGGAGCTTTGTATGCAGCTTTGGGGAGACTGTACTGGGTATCTCAAACTCAACCagcttgggctggagggggtaaCGCCTACCCACCCCGTGCACCTCGCCCAAAAGTTCTGCTCCTTATCCTGGGTATTGTGCTGACATTCTGGGCTTGTTTCCTTCCATTTTGGATCTGGCAGCTTCTACCGTTGTACCAGCCTGAGGTTCTTTGTGTGGTGCCGGTTGGGACACAGGTGACCATTAATCGCATCCTCACAGGATTGACTTATGGAAACTCATGTGTGAATCCGTTCTTCTACACACTCCTGACAGGCAAGCGCAGAAGGACCAGCAGAAAGACAATAAGCGCAGCTGCGCCACTTTGCCAAAAGGGCAGCTCTGAGCAATAA